The Populus alba chromosome 6, ASM523922v2, whole genome shotgun sequence genome contains a region encoding:
- the LOC118048079 gene encoding uncharacterized protein, with product MTLFSLTGPFRVRASTIAIARFHGQTQGGSRFYPDRQVIQNPESWFVKVVSTLFVNSHSLDACLNYLCEKLTPLIAFEVIKRFNNPKVGFKFLEFSRLSLNVNHCYPTYNLLMRSLCQMGHHDLVNIVFDYMGSDGHLPDSKLLGFLVTWMAQASDFDMVKKLLAEVQGKEVRINSFVYNNLLSVLVKQNQVHEAIYLFKEYLVMQSPPDTWTFNILIRGLCRVGGVDRALEFFKDMESFGCLPDVVTYNTLINGLCKANEVQRGCELFKEIQSRSDCSPDIVTYTSIISGFCKSGKMKEASNLFEEMMRSGIQPNVITFNVLIDGFGKIGNIAEAEAMYRKMGYFDCSADVVTFTSLIDGYCRAGQVNHGLKFWNVMKTRNVSPTVYTYAVLINALCKENRLNEARDFLEQIKNSSIIPKPFMYNPVIDGFCKAGNVDEGNVILKEMEEKRCDPDKVTFTILIIGHCVKGRMFEAINIFNRMLATRCAPDNITVNSLISCLLKAGMPNEAYRIRKMALEDRNLGLSSFEKAIPLRTNTNIPVAV from the coding sequence ATGACCCTCTTTTCTTTAACTGGACCTTTCAGGGTTCGAGCATCCACTATTGCCATTGCCCGTTTTCACGGTCAAACTCAAGGAGGATCTCGCTTTTACCCTGATAGACAGGTAATTCAAAACCCAGAATCTTGGTTTGTCAAAGTAGTTTCCACACTTTTTGTCAATTCACATTCTTTGGATGCTTGTTTGAATTACTTGTGTGAAAAGTTGACACCTTTGATTGCATTTGAGGTAATCAAAAGGTTTAATAATCCAAAAGTGGGTTTCAAGTTTTTGGAGTTCAGTAGATTGAGTTTGAATGTCAATCATTGCTATCCCACTTATAATTTGCTTATGAGGTCCTTATGTCAAATGGGTCACCATGATTTGGtgaatattgtgtttgattacATGGGGAGTGATGGGCATTTGCCTGATAGTAAACTTTTAGGATTTTTGGTAACTTGGATGGCGCAGGCGAGCGATTTTGATATGGTTAAGAAATTGCTTGCTGAGGTTCAGGGTAAGGAGGTTCGCATTAATTCATTTGTCTATAATAATTTGTTGAGTGTCTTGGttaagcagaatcaagtgcaCGAGGCCATTTACTTGTTTAAAGAGTATTTGGTAATGCAATCTCCTCCTGACACTTGGACTTTTAATATTCTTATCCGAGGTCTTTGCAGAGTAGGGGGTGTGGATAGAGCTCTTGAATTTTTCAAGGATATGGAGAGTTTTGGATGTTTACCTGATGTTGTCACATATAATACTCTTATAAATGGATTGTGCAAGGCAAATGAAGTACAGAGAGGGTGTGAATTGTTCAAGGAAATTCAGTCTAGAAGTGATTGTTCACCAGACATTGTGACTTATACATCAATTATATCGGGGTTTTGCAAGTCAGGTAAGATGAAGGAGGCCTCAAATTTATTTGAGGAGATGATGAGGTCTGGGATTCAGCCCAATGTAATCACTTTTAATGTTCTTATTGATGGCTTTGGCAAGATTGGGAACATAGCTGAAGCAGAAGCAATGTACAGAAAGATGGGATATTTTGATTGCTCAGCTGATGTAGTCACCTTCACTTCCTTGATTGATGGCTACTGTCGAGCTGGTCAGGTGAACCACGGCTTGAAGTTTTGGAATGTGATGAAAACAAGAAATGTATCTCCAACTGTTTATACTTATGCTGTTCTCATTAATGCTCTTTGCAAGGAGAATAGACTTAATGAAGCTCGTGATTTTCTGGAGCAAATAAAGAATAGTAGTATAATTCCAAAACCATTTATGTACAATCCTGTGATTGATGGGTTCTGCAAGGCTGGCAATGTGGACGAGGGGAATGTGATTCTAaaagagatggaagagaagagatgTGACCCTGATAAGGTGACATTTACCATTCTTATTATTGGGCATTGCGTGAAAGGAAGAATGTTTGaagcaattaatatttttaatagaatGTTGGCAACCAGGTGTGCCCCTGATAACATCACGGTTAATTCTTTGATATCCTGCCTTTTGAAGGCTGGGATGCCTAATGAAGCCTATCGCATTAGGAAAATGGCATTAGAGGATCGTAACTTGGGTTTGTCATCTTTTGAGAAAGCTATTCCTTTGAGGACAAATACAAACATCCCAGTGGCAGTTTGA
- the LOC118048080 gene encoding thiol protease aleurain-like — protein sequence MARVTGLVVSSILFLLCCVAAGSSFDESNPIKLVSDRLHDFESSVVKVLGQSRRALSFARFAHRHGKRYETEEEMKLRFAIFSESLDLIRSTNKKGLPYTLGLNQFADWTWQEFQKYRLGAAQNCSATTRGNHKLTDAVLPETKDWREEGIVSPVKDQGHCGSCWTFSTTGALEAAYHQAFGKGISLSEQQLVDCARAFNNFGCNGGLPSQAFEYIKFNGGLDTEEAYPYTGKDEACKFSSENVGVQVVESVNITLGAEDELKHAVAFVRPVSVAFEVVGGFRLYKEGVFTTNTCGSTPMDVNHAVLAVGYGVENGIPYWLIKNSWGEDWGDNGYFKMEMGKNMCGIATCASYPVVAT from the exons ATGGCTCGTGTCACTGGGTTGGTGGTCTCATCGATCTTGTTCCTGCTATGCTGCGTTGCAGCGGGTTCAAGTTTCGATGAATCCAATCCAATCAAACTCGTATCTGACCGTCTCCATGACTTCGAATCTTCTGTTGTTAAGGTTTTGGGCCAATCTCGTCGGGCTCTCTCCTTTGCTCGTTTTGCTCACAG GCATGGAAAGAGGTATGAGACAGAGGAGGAGATGAAGTTAAGGTTTGCAATATTCTCGGAGAGTTTGGATTTGATTAGATCCACCAATAAAAAGGGCTTGCCTTACACTCTTGGTCTTAATC AATTTGCTGATTGGACATGGCAAGAGTTCCAAAAGTACAGACTGGGAGCTGCCCAAAATTGCTCTGCAACCACAAGGGGCAATCACAAGCTTACCGACGCTGTTCTTCCTGAAACG AAAGACTGGAGGGAAGAAGGCATAGTCAGTCCCGTTAAGGATCAAGGTCACTGTGGATCTTGCTGGACTTTcag CACCACTGGAGCTCTAGAGGCTGCTTACCACCAGGCTTTTGGGAAAGGAATCTCTCTGTCTGAACAGCAGCTTGTGGACTGTGCTAGAGCATTTAATAACTTTGGCTGCAATGGTGGGTTGCCATCCCAAGCCTTTGAATACATTAAATTCAATGGTGGCCTTGACACCGAAGAAGCATATCCTTACACTGGAAAAGATGAGGCCTGCAAGTTCTCATCGGAGAATGTTGGTGTCCAAGTTGTCGAATCAGTCAACATTACACTG GGTGCTGAAGACGAATTGAAGCATGCAGTTGCATTTGTTCGTCCAGTTAGCGTTGCATTCGAGGTAGTAGGTGGTTTCCGTCTGTACAAGGAAGGAGTTTTCACCACCAACACTTGTGGCAGTACTCCCATG GATGTGAACCATGCTGTTCTTGCAGTTGGCTATGGAGTAGAGAATGGTATCCCGTATTGGCTGATCAAGAACTCTTGGGGAGAAGACTGGGGCGACAATGGTTACTTTAAGATGGAGATGGGGAAGAACATGTGTG gTATTGCAACCTGTGCATCATATCCTGTCGTAGCAACTTGA